The Treponema medium genome has a window encoding:
- a CDS encoding VWA domain-containing protein, with amino-acid sequence MLNFQRPLSFFLLLLLPAFVLLRRTGRLQAVSISLPLGNWNGFVPEKNLRVYFAHRISQYTLAAAFVFAVAALAEPVRQTSEAMYAGSGQALMFVIDTSPSMAAQDMGTQTRLEAAKQIIKSFAEKYEGDSLGLTALGSSAAVLIPPTIDRHTFLTRLEQLQVGEFGDGTAIGMGLASAVLHLTQYSAIPSHIILFTDGDNNTGEVHPRAAADIIKHKKIGFYIIGLGKSGYAPVKYIDPIQKKEISGTLNTVFNEAELQKIAGYGNGRYFSAQSPELLTDIFNRFIQKIPATPPSMTIRKYAYLDGLFLLIAMSCAVGAWLLRRIGMQAVS; translated from the coding sequence GTGCTGAATTTTCAACGACCGCTTTCTTTTTTCCTCTTGCTGTTACTGCCGGCTTTTGTGCTGCTCCGGCGGACGGGGAGATTGCAAGCGGTATCAATATCGCTGCCTCTTGGAAATTGGAATGGGTTTGTCCCCGAAAAAAATCTGCGGGTGTATTTTGCGCACCGTATCTCCCAGTACACCCTTGCGGCAGCCTTTGTATTTGCCGTCGCAGCGCTTGCGGAACCGGTACGGCAAACCTCCGAAGCAATGTATGCCGGTTCGGGACAGGCGCTGATGTTTGTCATCGACACCAGCCCCTCGATGGCGGCACAGGACATGGGAACACAGACACGGCTTGAGGCGGCGAAGCAGATTATCAAGTCCTTTGCGGAAAAATATGAAGGTGACTCGTTAGGGCTTACCGCGCTGGGAAGTTCCGCCGCCGTACTCATTCCGCCGACAATCGATCGGCACACGTTTCTGACTCGTTTGGAGCAACTGCAAGTCGGTGAATTCGGCGACGGAACGGCAATCGGTATGGGGCTTGCCTCTGCCGTGCTGCATCTGACACAGTATTCCGCGATTCCCTCACATATCATTCTCTTTACCGACGGAGATAACAACACCGGCGAGGTGCATCCCCGCGCGGCCGCGGATATCATCAAACATAAAAAAATCGGATTTTACATTATCGGATTGGGGAAGTCGGGATATGCGCCGGTTAAGTATATCGATCCGATTCAAAAAAAAGAAATTTCCGGTACGCTCAACACCGTGTTTAATGAAGCGGAGTTACAAAAAATCGCCGGTTACGGTAACGGCCGCTATTTTTCGGCACAGTCACCCGAATTATTAACGGATATTTTTAATCGATTTATTCAAAAAATACCGGCGACGCCTCCTTCAATGACCATACGTAAATACGCGTACCTTGACGGGCTGTTTTTATTGATTGCAATGAGCTGCGCGGTAGGAGCATGGCTGCTCCGCAGAATCGGAATGCAGGCGGTGTCATAA
- the rhuM gene encoding RhuM family protein codes for MIKQKDEIIIYNTEDGKTNVKLYAQDGMIWMNQQQIALLFESSKQNISLHIANIFNDKELDEKSVVKNYLTTASDGKNYEITYYALPMILAIGFRVRSKRGTQFRMWANQNLTEFLHKGFVMDDDRLKNPDGRPDYFDELLERIRDIRASKKRFYQKVRDLFALSSDYDSSDKATQNFFAVTQNKLIYAVTHKTAAELILSRADSSKPNMALTSWKGSIVRKQDIYISKNYLTKDELDILNRIVIIFLETAELRAKMRKDLTMLYWKENFDKILVDNGFLLLNDKGIRSHQQMEKKVEAIYLEFDAKRKTFYAAESDKSDSLELAALENLEKQLKAKK; via the coding sequence ATGATAAAACAAAAAGATGAAATAATTATTTATAATACTGAAGATGGTAAAACCAATGTAAAATTATACGCGCAAGATGGTATGATATGGATGAATCAGCAACAGATTGCTTTACTTTTTGAGAGTTCTAAACAAAATATCAGTTTACATATTGCAAATATTTTCAATGATAAAGAACTGGATGAAAAATCAGTTGTCAAGAATTACTTGACAACTGCCTCTGACGGCAAAAACTATGAAATTACCTATTATGCGCTGCCTATGATTTTAGCTATTGGTTTTAGAGTTCGCAGTAAACGCGGCACACAATTCAGGATGTGGGCAAATCAAAATTTGACTGAATTTTTACATAAAGGTTTTGTAATGGATGATGATCGCCTTAAAAATCCGGATGGAAGACCTGATTATTTTGACGAACTGCTAGAGCGTATTCGCGATATACGAGCATCGAAAAAACGATTTTATCAAAAAGTTCGTGATTTGTTTGCTCTTTCTTCTGATTACGATAGTTCCGATAAAGCAACTCAAAACTTTTTTGCTGTTACTCAAAATAAGCTCATTTATGCAGTTACACATAAAACTGCTGCAGAACTTATTTTAAGTCGTGCTGATAGTTCAAAGCCTAATATGGCACTAACGAGCTGGAAAGGATCTATAGTGAGAAAACAAGATATCTATATTTCAAAAAACTATCTTACAAAGGATGAGCTTGATATCTTAAATCGAATTGTCATTATTTTCTTAGAAACAGCAGAATTACGCGCAAAGATGCGTAAAGATTTGACAATGCTTTATTGGAAGGAGAATTTCGATAAAATTTTAGTTGATAATGGTTTCTTGTTGTTAAATGACAAAGGTATTCGTTCTCATCAACAAATGGAAAAGAAAGTTGAGGCTATATATCTTGAATTTGATGCAAAGCGCAAGACTTTTTATGCTGCTGAATCAGATAAATCGGATAGTCTTGAATTGGCGGCATTGGAAAATTTAGAAAAACAGCTAAAGGCAAAAAAATAA
- a CDS encoding Eco57I restriction-modification methylase domain-containing protein, whose product MIDFRTIFEQAYPGKDTIYEEIILPIFKTAKDLRETTPIVLAESDKQTILQASIIAQISGTFPITFADVTVQSSVHLKRNRVSIQNCIRKIMEDNTSALIFFHFADNQNEWRVSFVHRAETLKTSTSAKRYTYLCGTGHPCRTIAERFQKLAKKADDSDITVADMLDAFSVEALSKEFFTELFKWYKWALSVVTFPSGDTTRDSNGNFNVKQSKANNELNMIRLITRLMFVWFIKQKDLIPSWIFDVNELQKVLTDFIPDSRESGNYYNAIIQNLFFATLNKKIEDRAFADDTKIAYNTQFGVKIFYRDNSKATFFKEPREKIIERFKPVPFLNGGLFECLDELKDDATKTKNIECFTDGFSREPEWMAFIPNQLFWQNDNDHEGLLHLFHRYNFTVEENTQNDVQIALDPELLGKVFENLLGTYNPETRDTARKASGSFYTPREIVDFMIDESLKHYLLHTVTGITPEQIDTLFNDEIEHYDYANQNSIVQAIKKVKILDPACGSGAFPMSALHKIVHIIKKCNGSHESQQSVYQLKLTLIEQCLYGIDIQPIAVQICKLRFFISLICEQEKNNSAEDNYGISHLPNLETKFVAADTLIGLRQEDAQYLDIVNTSLSQLKNELAYIRTQHFKASTAKEKYECREQDRKKRQEIIDMLATQFLSINPILVQTLERDIKIIEVKIKDLPVIMVDAQMEQSLFDSAPTTLFQKDKNEEERENLKKLLKDKRKQLADAKTKKSLDKSTDHELRERAVWNPYNQNAVSSFFDADWMFNVKDGFDIVIGNPPYISTKGISTDTKKKYESEFGFSDDTYNLFTYKGLELTKENGSLNYIIPKTFWTTQTKRNMRNLILDKNIQYVFDTANPFETVLVDTCIIQISNTQFEKSNTIKFLDGSENLHKPIIFEPVLQEVYRNTQNMVIFKPTEKNLKIWQLYGARVKELYDRWWNKIETSKKISENAVELKKYRESLKPGDIALLGCLTEGGQGLATGNNGKYIAIRKNSKWAANVLNSRPKKLIAAMEAEPQLAKELGNINNIKEYLASLSETEIAEQFDSIKEKYGRDIFGQGYIYKLIDDAEIADVETLTDDEKENGIDTKKPFYVPYDKGDKDGNRWYLETPFAIAWSKENVQFLKTNSGKKGVGMPVVRNPQFNFKEGFCWTDINTTFLKCRLKTKSINDVKSMSMYGLLDSVPEYFIISVINSTFMSNYVDVFINNTQTFQINDARQIPLVIPNNKQLLQFKYIYEKAIEIKRDQFLSGLSVYASEKMLIPIQQQLDKLVEELYCI is encoded by the coding sequence ATGATAGACTTTCGCACTATTTTTGAACAAGCTTATCCCGGGAAAGACACGATATATGAAGAGATAATCCTTCCTATTTTCAAAACAGCAAAAGATTTGCGGGAAACGACGCCGATTGTCTTAGCAGAATCCGATAAACAGACTATTTTACAAGCTTCAATCATAGCACAGATTTCAGGTACATTTCCTATAACATTTGCCGATGTAACAGTGCAGTCTTCGGTGCACTTAAAACGAAATCGAGTTAGTATTCAAAACTGTATCCGTAAAATTATGGAAGATAATACATCCGCTCTGATCTTTTTCCATTTTGCTGATAATCAAAATGAGTGGCGGGTAAGTTTTGTGCACCGAGCTGAAACCCTTAAAACCAGTACTAGTGCAAAGCGGTATACGTACCTGTGCGGAACAGGACATCCTTGCCGGACTATTGCAGAACGTTTCCAGAAGCTGGCAAAAAAAGCCGACGATAGCGATATAACCGTAGCAGATATGTTAGATGCATTCAGTGTGGAAGCGCTGAGTAAAGAATTTTTTACAGAGCTCTTTAAATGGTATAAATGGGCTTTATCGGTTGTTACATTTCCTTCCGGAGATACAACACGCGACTCAAATGGGAATTTTAACGTTAAACAATCAAAGGCAAATAATGAATTAAACATGATTCGTTTGATTACCCGGCTTATGTTTGTCTGGTTTATTAAGCAAAAAGATTTAATCCCGTCTTGGATTTTTGATGTAAATGAACTGCAAAAAGTTCTTACAGATTTTATACCAGATAGTAGAGAATCCGGTAACTACTACAATGCCATTATCCAGAATCTCTTTTTTGCAACACTGAATAAAAAAATAGAAGATCGCGCTTTTGCTGACGATACAAAAATAGCCTATAATACGCAGTTTGGGGTAAAAATATTTTATCGTGATAACAGTAAAGCGACATTTTTTAAGGAGCCAAGAGAAAAAATTATTGAACGCTTTAAGCCTGTGCCTTTTCTAAATGGAGGTCTGTTTGAATGTCTTGATGAACTAAAAGACGACGCAACTAAGACAAAAAATATAGAGTGTTTTACAGATGGATTTAGTCGTGAGCCGGAATGGATGGCTTTTATTCCCAATCAGTTATTTTGGCAAAATGATAATGACCATGAAGGATTACTGCATCTTTTTCATCGATATAATTTTACTGTTGAAGAAAATACTCAAAACGATGTACAAATTGCGCTCGATCCTGAGTTACTTGGGAAGGTATTCGAAAATCTTTTAGGAACCTATAATCCTGAAACGCGCGACACAGCACGAAAAGCTTCTGGTTCATTCTATACACCTCGTGAAATTGTTGATTTTATGATAGATGAATCGCTCAAGCACTATCTTTTACATACCGTAACAGGAATCACACCTGAGCAAATTGATACATTATTTAATGATGAAATCGAACATTATGACTACGCTAATCAAAATAGTATTGTACAGGCTATTAAAAAGGTTAAGATATTAGATCCTGCATGTGGTTCTGGAGCTTTTCCTATGAGTGCGCTTCATAAAATAGTGCATATTATTAAAAAGTGTAACGGTAGCCATGAGTCTCAACAATCTGTTTATCAACTAAAATTAACTTTAATTGAGCAATGTCTTTATGGTATCGATATTCAACCGATTGCTGTGCAGATTTGTAAACTCAGATTCTTTATCAGCCTTATCTGTGAACAAGAAAAGAATAATAGTGCAGAAGATAATTATGGTATTAGCCATCTTCCAAATCTTGAAACCAAATTTGTTGCTGCAGACACTTTAATCGGATTAAGACAAGAAGATGCACAGTATCTTGATATTGTTAATACTTCGCTTTCTCAACTGAAAAATGAACTGGCATACATTAGAACACAGCATTTTAAAGCATCTACTGCAAAAGAAAAGTATGAATGTAGGGAACAAGATAGAAAAAAACGTCAAGAAATTATAGATATGCTTGCAACACAGTTTTTAAGTATAAATCCGATACTGGTTCAAACACTCGAACGTGATATAAAAATTATCGAAGTGAAGATTAAAGACCTTCCAGTTATTATGGTTGACGCACAAATGGAACAAAGTCTTTTCGATTCAGCACCTACAACATTATTTCAAAAAGATAAAAATGAGGAAGAACGAGAGAATTTGAAAAAGCTATTAAAAGATAAACGAAAACAATTAGCAGATGCAAAAACTAAGAAATCTCTTGATAAATCTACAGATCACGAGTTACGAGAGCGTGCTGTATGGAATCCATATAATCAGAATGCTGTAAGTTCTTTTTTTGACGCTGATTGGATGTTCAATGTTAAAGATGGCTTTGATATTGTGATTGGGAACCCGCCCTATATATCAACAAAAGGTATTTCTACAGATACAAAAAAGAAATATGAATCAGAGTTTGGATTTAGCGATGATACATATAATCTTTTTACATATAAAGGTTTAGAACTAACAAAAGAAAATGGGTCATTGAATTACATTATTCCAAAAACATTTTGGACTACTCAAACAAAACGAAATATGCGTAATTTAATTCTTGATAAAAATATTCAATACGTCTTTGATACCGCCAATCCATTTGAGACTGTTCTTGTTGATACGTGCATTATTCAAATTTCGAATACTCAGTTTGAAAAATCAAATACTATTAAGTTTCTTGACGGATCTGAAAATTTGCACAAGCCAATAATATTTGAACCTGTTCTGCAAGAAGTATATAGAAACACCCAAAATATGGTTATTTTTAAACCTACAGAGAAAAACTTAAAAATCTGGCAATTATATGGAGCCAGAGTAAAGGAACTTTATGATCGATGGTGGAATAAAATTGAGACCAGTAAAAAAATTTCAGAAAATGCAGTTGAATTGAAAAAATATCGCGAAAGCTTAAAACCTGGTGATATAGCGCTTCTTGGATGTCTGACAGAGGGCGGTCAAGGGCTTGCTACTGGAAACAATGGTAAATACATTGCTATACGAAAAAATTCAAAGTGGGCTGCCAATGTTCTAAATAGCAGACCTAAAAAGTTAATAGCAGCGATGGAAGCTGAACCACAATTGGCAAAAGAATTAGGCAATATAAACAATATTAAAGAATATTTAGCATCACTTTCTGAAACTGAAATAGCAGAACAATTTGATTCAATAAAAGAAAAATATGGACGTGATATTTTTGGGCAGGGCTATATCTATAAGCTTATCGATGATGCTGAAATTGCAGATGTTGAAACACTTACAGATGACGAAAAAGAAAATGGAATTGATACAAAAAAGCCGTTCTATGTTCCATACGACAAGGGAGATAAAGATGGAAATCGTTGGTACTTGGAAACACCTTTTGCAATTGCTTGGTCTAAAGAAAATGTCCAATTTTTGAAGACTAATTCAGGCAAAAAAGGTGTCGGAATGCCCGTCGTTAGAAATCCTCAGTTTAATTTTAAGGAGGGATTTTGTTGGACTGACATTAATACAACTTTTTTAAAATGCAGACTGAAAACAAAGAGTATAAATGATGTAAAAAGTATGAGTATGTATGGACTACTTGATAGTGTTCCGGAATATTTTATTATCAGTGTTATTAATTCAACTTTTATGAGCAATTATGTAGATGTTTTTATAAATAATACACAAACATTTCAAATTAATGATGCAAGGCAAATTCCTCTTGTAATTCCAAATAATAAACAGTTATTACAGTTCAAGTATATCTATGAGAAAGCAATTGAAATAAAAAGAGACCAGTTTTTATCCGGACTATCTGTATATGCTTCTGAAAAGATGTTAATTCCTATTCAACAACAACTTGATAAACTAGTTGAAGAATTATATTGCATATAA
- a CDS encoding SNF2-related protein, translated as MPIHSTLIDNSEHLKLVDTLKELIKIPDITHIDIATGYWDIPGTQLIAAELRAFLERSADTRVRILIGKDPYLFAQYSADVKYKDADYPQDFIKTDLADLKVKSEYIPAVQLLLNFCKEQHKGLNDPKIEIRIFRGVSEDDKRQFFHSKCYILYGTGIAYGIIGSSNFTQKGLQENSELDYLETHTQIISAKPDGINLSKGHTTWFNEKWALASDWTRAFLEEVLKKSEIGIETERTERHAQAHQETPYIVLSPYQTYIKFLIDQFDEVINGDGTINPDSYIPHDPDFKQLTYQNHAVNQGFSIMKRHHGFILADVVGLGKTFTALMIVKRHLLETNFAHPVLIITPPAIKQSWTDSINYFDKNEVPQNKIVRRINLTTIGHLDDSGESDDYVDGHDFDLVVKKQQYSMIVVDESHRFRNNDTLMYRKLDTLIGNIQPQPYVMLLSATPQNNAPYDLRNQIYLFQREHKNATLCNLGTFGNDLEGYFAEKQDRYKKYIQLYKIINGKKIRKTKEELEEDTKNLIEDNKDIRKHIVEPLIIRRTRTDIEKNYQDDMKTQNLQFPQIHKPIEIPYEMKGALEQLFNTTINIIAPQVSHIEMDEAGNQLLDLGTEAGKDGLGYYRYRTIEFLKSDEHRALYEFRNLTVSNTADRLAQLMEIFLVKRLESSQAAFKESLHNLFRYTENMIKMWEVDRIFICPDIDVNKELSDGAMQKQGGFEQCLNILADKAKKANKKDSGYGDTGSNREYKRTDFDESYIILLRNDLHLIADLCSKWDKQTSDPKMSTFIFETANQFLKKSRNKNRKLIIFTECIATQRALVQKLGEMPIPQCNVLSITAANRDKMKDVIAANFDANYKGEQRDDYQILITTDVLSEGVNLHRANSILNYDSPWNATRLMQRLGRINRIGTDAKTIWNYNFYPSTLGDAHINIKNRTYIKLQAFHELFGEDSQIYSKKEQVRHFPPSLSTIDDDEESPIMPFIAELQVFQKEHPEEYARLKAINNLVISSITTGEHGSFSAVHEHTDRKSTTQSFLYLASQNEAVKQVSQLEFFEALKPLIQFDTVQTNINRDTLKDLQEAIMECYKKDKQNAALIIRGRKNKQNKEITQARSKIQTLYTGSKSTKLRNMLDVISDALMHHNSTLAKKVLKADFDDDGLFDNKEAAITELYQLACQHTDQTDANAALSIALITE; from the coding sequence ATGCCTATACACAGTACACTGATTGATAATTCCGAACATTTAAAGCTTGTTGATACGCTTAAAGAACTCATCAAGATCCCCGACATTACCCATATCGACATTGCAACAGGGTACTGGGATATTCCGGGAACACAGCTGATTGCAGCAGAACTTCGCGCATTCTTAGAGCGGTCGGCAGATACGCGGGTGCGGATTCTTATCGGGAAAGACCCGTATCTTTTTGCACAGTACAGTGCCGATGTCAAATATAAGGATGCCGACTATCCGCAGGATTTTATCAAAACCGATCTTGCCGATTTAAAGGTAAAATCTGAATACATTCCCGCTGTACAGCTTTTACTGAATTTTTGCAAGGAACAACATAAAGGACTCAATGACCCGAAAATAGAGATACGCATTTTTCGCGGTGTAAGCGAGGATGATAAGCGGCAGTTTTTCCATTCCAAGTGTTATATTTTATACGGAACCGGCATCGCATACGGGATTATCGGCAGTAGTAATTTTACCCAAAAAGGCTTACAAGAAAATTCAGAACTGGATTACCTTGAAACACACACCCAAATAATTTCGGCAAAGCCGGACGGGATAAATCTTTCAAAAGGGCATACTACATGGTTCAATGAAAAATGGGCATTAGCATCTGATTGGACACGAGCGTTTTTGGAGGAGGTCTTAAAAAAATCGGAGATAGGAATAGAAACTGAAAGGACAGAACGCCACGCGCAAGCTCACCAGGAAACGCCGTATATCGTCCTTTCTCCCTATCAAACCTATATAAAGTTTTTGATTGATCAATTTGATGAAGTAATAAACGGCGATGGAACAATCAATCCGGATTCCTATATTCCCCACGATCCGGACTTCAAACAGCTTACCTATCAAAATCACGCAGTGAACCAAGGCTTTTCAATTATGAAGCGGCATCATGGGTTTATCCTTGCCGATGTTGTCGGGCTTGGCAAAACATTTACTGCATTGATGATTGTAAAGCGGCATCTTTTAGAGACAAACTTTGCTCATCCGGTACTCATTATTACCCCTCCGGCAATTAAACAAAGCTGGACTGATTCAATCAACTATTTTGACAAAAACGAAGTTCCTCAGAACAAAATTGTACGGCGTATTAACCTTACTACAATCGGGCATCTTGATGACAGCGGCGAGAGTGATGACTATGTTGATGGACATGATTTTGATTTAGTAGTAAAAAAACAACAATACAGCATGATTGTCGTTGACGAAAGCCATCGCTTTAGAAATAACGATACCCTTATGTACCGAAAGCTTGATACCTTAATAGGAAACATACAGCCTCAGCCTTATGTAATGCTTCTTTCGGCAACTCCGCAAAATAATGCTCCGTATGATTTACGGAATCAGATTTATTTGTTCCAGCGCGAACATAAAAATGCAACCCTGTGCAATCTTGGTACATTCGGAAACGATCTAGAAGGTTACTTTGCAGAAAAGCAAGACCGTTATAAAAAATATATTCAGCTCTATAAAATAATCAATGGAAAAAAAATCCGTAAAACAAAAGAAGAATTAGAAGAAGATACTAAAAATCTTATTGAGGATAATAAAGATATACGTAAACATATTGTTGAGCCGCTCATCATCAGACGGACACGAACAGATATTGAAAAAAACTATCAAGATGATATGAAGACGCAAAATTTGCAGTTTCCTCAAATACACAAACCTATAGAAATCCCTTATGAGATGAAAGGAGCGTTGGAGCAGCTTTTTAACACAACCATCAATATTATTGCACCGCAGGTTAGTCATATTGAGATGGACGAAGCAGGAAATCAACTACTTGATCTCGGAACGGAAGCTGGCAAAGACGGACTTGGCTATTATCGCTACCGTACTATTGAATTTCTGAAAAGCGATGAGCATCGGGCATTATATGAGTTCAGAAACTTAACGGTTAGCAATACTGCAGACCGGCTTGCACAGTTGATGGAAATATTTTTGGTTAAACGACTTGAAAGTAGCCAAGCAGCTTTTAAGGAATCGCTCCATAATCTCTTCCGCTACACAGAAAATATGATTAAAATGTGGGAAGTAGACCGTATTTTTATTTGTCCTGATATAGATGTAAATAAAGAACTCTCCGATGGTGCCATGCAAAAACAGGGCGGATTTGAGCAGTGTCTTAATATACTTGCCGATAAAGCAAAAAAAGCAAACAAAAAAGATTCCGGGTATGGCGATACCGGCAGCAATCGAGAATATAAAAGAACTGATTTTGATGAAAGTTATATTATTCTGCTCCGTAATGATTTACATCTTATCGCAGATTTATGCAGCAAATGGGATAAACAAACATCAGACCCGAAAATGAGTACATTCATTTTTGAAACGGCGAATCAGTTTTTGAAAAAAAGTAGAAATAAAAACCGAAAGCTCATTATTTTTACCGAATGCATTGCAACACAAAGGGCATTGGTCCAAAAATTAGGCGAAATGCCGATACCACAGTGTAATGTCCTTTCAATCACTGCGGCAAATCGTGATAAAATGAAAGATGTCATTGCTGCAAACTTTGATGCAAATTACAAAGGTGAACAGCGGGATGACTATCAGATACTGATTACCACCGATGTCCTATCGGAAGGGGTAAACTTACATCGTGCGAATTCAATCCTCAATTATGATTCTCCGTGGAATGCGACACGTCTTATGCAACGGCTTGGACGAATTAACCGTATCGGTACGGACGCAAAAACAATATGGAATTATAATTTTTATCCTTCTACATTAGGCGATGCACATATCAATATTAAAAATAGAACATATATAAAATTGCAAGCTTTTCATGAGTTATTTGGCGAAGATTCTCAAATTTATTCAAAAAAAGAACAGGTTAGACATTTCCCACCGTCACTATCCACAATAGACGATGATGAAGAAAGTCCAATTATGCCATTTATCGCAGAATTACAGGTATTTCAAAAAGAACATCCGGAGGAGTATGCTCGGCTAAAAGCTATAAACAATCTTGTTATTTCTTCTATAACGACGGGAGAACACGGTTCTTTTTCCGCCGTACATGAGCATACTGACCGGAAAAGTACTACACAATCTTTCTTGTATCTTGCTTCTCAAAATGAAGCAGTAAAACAAGTGAGCCAACTGGAGTTTTTTGAGGCATTAAAACCGCTTATACAATTTGATACAGTACAGACCAATATAAATAGAGACACACTAAAGGATCTCCAGGAAGCAATTATGGAATGCTATAAAAAAGATAAGCAAAATGCAGCATTGATTATTCGGGGCAGAAAAAACAAGCAGAACAAAGAGATAACACAAGCGAGAAGTAAAATCCAAACATTATACACAGGGAGTAAGTCTACTAAATTGCGTAACATGCTCGATGTCATTTCTGATGCACTTATGCACCATAATTCAACATTAGCAAAAAAAGTATTAAAAGCAGATTTTGACGATGATGGGCTGTTTGATAATAAGGAAGCAGCCATTACAGAACTCTATCAATTAGCATGTCAACATACCGATCAAACAGACGCAAATGCAGCGCTTTCAATAGCGCTTATCACGGAATAA
- a CDS encoding vWA domain-containing protein, producing the protein MIEFEKPFFLLFIIAILPACAVTLYRIKKLKESYAAAGEIHAIIRTLRIRTAFWSIGWLFLSIAAAVPLWGTKQTTVVKHGNAVIFAVDISRSMTVADIAPNRLEFAKRYVSFLIERLPETACGLVTIKGLGTLAVPLSFNHQSVLTAAETLSPFNATSAGSNLEHGLRIALEAFPENRLTGKTVVLCTDGGETIGSVPRILPRYRQENVQLIIIGFGTETGGTLSILNEKHESVVQKSALEESILKRYAEQALNGSFYISAADLGSAQKVLQSLTEGDAESEKIRYVQKPVRRTFECTAMALLFFCLGLCAGGIRAKKM; encoded by the coding sequence ATGATTGAATTTGAAAAACCGTTTTTCCTGTTGTTCATCATTGCTATTCTGCCTGCCTGCGCCGTTACGCTGTATCGCATAAAAAAATTAAAAGAAAGCTACGCTGCGGCGGGAGAGATTCACGCCATTATACGGACACTGCGAATCCGAACGGCGTTTTGGAGTATCGGCTGGCTGTTTCTCAGTATTGCTGCAGCCGTACCGCTCTGGGGCACAAAACAAACCACCGTAGTCAAACACGGAAATGCGGTCATCTTTGCCGTCGATATTTCGCGTAGTATGACCGTCGCCGACATCGCACCGAACCGGCTTGAATTTGCAAAGCGTTATGTTTCCTTTTTGATAGAACGCTTACCGGAAACTGCCTGCGGACTCGTTACGATAAAGGGACTGGGTACGCTTGCCGTACCGTTGAGTTTTAATCATCAAAGTGTACTGACTGCAGCGGAAACGCTGTCGCCGTTCAATGCAACTTCGGCCGGTAGTAATCTTGAACATGGGCTGCGTATCGCATTGGAGGCATTCCCCGAAAATCGATTAACCGGAAAAACGGTTGTGCTGTGTACCGACGGCGGTGAAACAATCGGTTCGGTGCCACGTATTCTTCCGCGGTATCGGCAAGAAAATGTTCAACTGATTATTATCGGCTTTGGAACGGAAACAGGCGGCACACTCTCCATCCTGAATGAAAAACACGAATCGGTCGTGCAAAAAAGCGCGTTGGAGGAATCTATTCTTAAACGCTATGCGGAGCAAGCATTGAACGGAAGTTTTTATATTTCTGCTGCTGACCTCGGTTCGGCGCAAAAGGTGCTGCAATCGCTGACGGAAGGCGATGCCGAAAGTGAGAAAATACGATATGTGCAAAAACCGGTACGGCGGACATTCGAGTGTACGGCGATGGCGCTCCTCTTTTTTTGTCTCGGTCTTTGTGCGGGAGGTATCCGTGCTAAAAAAATGTAG